Proteins encoded by one window of Rutidosis leptorrhynchoides isolate AG116_Rl617_1_P2 chromosome 7, CSIRO_AGI_Rlap_v1, whole genome shotgun sequence:
- the LOC139860443 gene encoding origin of replication complex subunit 4: protein MPKWIKGILDAKHPNFLAASETKIGGTPIPYSSDLRGFKLRPETEKKQANMITKFSRFDSIHSPAKITSSDKNMSLNHRKGAHYRCEGFTGDNRRRLVSMDRTKAEEAIVLLRTRLCNPNFIFSLFSDSPDSNYSKLKYIVSSSVTEACNNSILLLGPRGCGKIAVLDLVLEDLLKEYPEMISVIKLNGLLHCDDNCAIKEIARQLCIEHELMFSKMASFDDNSQFMIAMLRECGLAHKTVIFILDEFDLFAQGKQRLLYSLLDAMQSVSSQAVVIGVSCRLDADQLLEKRVRSRFSHRKLLFLPPQKDDLHRLLKHILLLPTDSSLPRDYVTEFNSRISILLSDKRFIEMTDKLSDYDCTYSNFVRFLFSAVSCIDLKSGFMTLDNFKSALLTIHRQPKLDCLKDCSILELYMMVCMKRLEVKEQESYNFNSVMKEYKSIHDSFQTSDNYSRSVCLRAFEHLLERQLIDFADRGHNQSIEFRSVKLLISPSELHQGLKSNRSFPVSYFTFVLIEPSFRNYWNHEESFAAKESMYNVKMIKPSSSLTNF, encoded by the exons ATGCCCAAGTGGATAAAAGGAATATTAGATGCTAAACATCCTAATTTTCTTGCAGCTTCTGAAACTAAAATAGGGGGGACCCCTATACCGTATAGCAGTGATTTAAGGGGATTTAAACTCAGACCCGAAACAGAGAAAAAGCAAGCTAATATGATCACCAAGTTTTCGAGGTTTGACTCAATCCATTCGCCTGCAAAAATTACGTCATCCGATAAAAACATGAGTCTAAATCATAGGAAAGGTGCTCATTACCGATGCGAAGGG TTCACCGGAGATAATCGCCGGCGATTAGTAAGTATGGACCGAACGAAAGCAGAGGAAGCAATAGTGCTGCTTCGTACAAGACTCTGTAACCCTAATTTCATATTCTCCCTCTTCTCCGATTCCCCGGATAGCAACTACAG TAAATTGAAGTATATAGTATCAAGTTCGGTAACTGAGGCATGTAATAATTCAATATTGCTTTTGGGTCCCCGAGGATGCGGTAAAATCGCG GTTTTGGACCTTGTTCTAGAAGATTTGCTGAAAGAGTATCCTGAAATGATCTCTGTG ATTAAGTTGAATGGACTTTTGCATTGTGATGATAATTGTGCTATTAAG GAAATTGCTAGACAACTATGTATTGAACACGAActgatgttttctaaaatg GCATCATTTGATGATAATTCTCAGTTCATGATAGCCATGTTGCG AGAATGTGGATTAGCACACAAGACTGTAATTTTCATATTGGATGAATTTGACCTTTTTGCTCAG GGAAAGCAAAGATTACTCTACAGTTTGCTGGATGCAATGCAATCTGTATCGTCACAAGCTGTTGTCATTGGTGTCAGTTGTCGATTG GATGCTGATCAATTGCTGGAAAAAAGAGTAAGATCTCGATTCTCACATCGGAAGTTATTGTTTCTTCCTCCCCAGAAAGATGATTTACATAG ATTGTTGAAACACATTTTACTGTTACCAACAGATTCAAGCCTCCCTCGTGACTATGTTACAGAGTTTAATTCAAGAATCTCA ATTTTATTATCAGATAAAAGATTCATAGAAATGACTGACAAATTATCAGATTATGACTGTACCTACAGTAATTTCGTTCGATTTCT GTTTTCTGCTGTTAGTTGCATCGATTTAAAATCTGGTTTTATGACACTTGATAACTTCAAATCTGCACTTTTAACCATCCACCGCCAGCCTAAGTTGGATTGTTTGAAAG ATTGCTCAATTTTAGAACTTTATATGATGGTTTGCATGAAGCGGTTGGAAGTTAAAGAACAGGAGTCATATAATTTTAATTCTGTAATGAAAG AGTATAAAAGCATACATGATTCATTCCAAACATCTGATAACTATTCAAGGAGTGTATGCTTACGG GCCTTTGAACACCTTCTAGAACGCCAGTTAATCGACTTTGCAGATAGAGGACACAATCAGTCTATTGAGTTTCGTTCAGTAAAGTTGTTAATTTCACCATCTGAACTACATCAAGGATTGAAATCAAATCGCTCATTTCCGGTAAGTTACTTCACTTTTGTTTTGATTGA GCCATCCTtcagaaactattggaatcatgaAGAGTCATTTGCTGCAAAAGAAAGTATGTATAACGTTAAGATGATTAAACCATCTTCTTCTTTAACTAATTTTTAG
- the LOC139858479 gene encoding mitochondrial import inner membrane translocase subunit Tim13 yields the protein MDSFSSSSSSSPSSQMSAEDLMDQIKAQLAQAYLEEFLETVRGKCFDKCITKPGSSLSGGESSCISRCVDRYIEATGIITKALFNTQR from the exons ATGGATTCATTTTCTTCGTCTTCAAGTTCATCTCCGTCGTCTCAGATGTCCGCCGAGGATTTGATGGATCAGATTAAGGCTCAACTAGCTCAGGCATACCTTGAGGAATTCCTTGAG ACGGTGAGGGGGAAGTGCTTTGACAAGTGTATCACTAAACCAGGCAGCAGTTTGAGTGGAGGAGAAAGTAGTTGCATCTCTAGGTGTGTTGATCGCTATATTGAGGCTACTGGTATCATTACCAAAGCCCTTTTCAATACACAAAGATGA
- the LOC139857126 gene encoding photosystem I reaction center subunit II, chloroplastic-like, with product MAMATQASLFTPTLSNSFKLQSSSSSTIKHLTFTSRTFTIKACDGTPAPTAAPPKPAPAGFTPPELDPNTPSPIFAGSTGGLLRKAQVEEFYVITWESPKEQIFEMPTGGAAIMREGPNLLKLARKEQCLALGTRLRSKYKIKYQFYRVFPNGEVQYLHPKDGVYPEKVNAGRQGVGQNMRSIGKNVSPIEVKFTGKQPYDI from the coding sequence ATGGCAATGGCAACACAAGCTTCCCTCTTCACACCAACACTTTCAAACTCATTCAAactacaatcatcatcatcatccaccaTCAAACACCTCACTTTCACTTCACGTACTTTCACAATCAAAGCGTGCGACGGCACACCGGCACCAACCGCCGCACCACCAAAACCGGCACCAGCCGGGTTCACACCACCCGAACTCGACCCAAACACCCCATCTCCAATCTTCGCAGGTTCAACCGGCGGCTTACTTAGAAAAGCACAAGTTGAAGAATTCTATGTTATAACATGGGAATCACCAAAAGAACAAATATTTGAAATGCCAACTGGCGGCGCAGCCATCATGAGGGAAGGACCAAATTTGTTAAAGTTGGCTAGGAAAGAACAGTGTTTGGCTTTAGGGACAAGATTGAGGTCTAAATATAAGATTAAGTATCAGTTTTATAGGGTGTTTCCTAATGGTGAAGTCCAATATTTGCATCCTAAAGATGGTGTTTATCCTGAAAAAGTCAACGCTGGAAGACAAGGTGTTGGTCAAAACATGAGGTCTATTGGGAAGAATGTTAGTCCTATTGAAGTTAAGTTTACTGGGAAACAACCTTATGATATATGA
- the LOC139860445 gene encoding uncharacterized mitochondrial protein AtMg00310-like, translating into MNNAASWEPVMEKARKRLASWKSNLISMGGRLTLIKLVLGSVGTYYMPMFRAPNKVTNKLESMRASFFWGEKDNSRKIHWVKWRLILNSLDQGGLGVPSLNSLNLALLYKWRWRFVTNKNSSWTRLIMAIHGKPQGAVVPCASNTSRTWVSISRMINLIHDEFLLDASLMSIKIGNGLNANFWFDLWFNGVSLASCLLRLLSLDSHIHASVATRLVNNTWIYFWRREPRYGIEVEDQQAL; encoded by the coding sequence ATGAACAATGCTGCAAGTTGGGAGCCCGTTATGGAAAAAGCTCGAAAACGCCTAGCTTCTTGGAAATCAAATTTAATTTCGATGGGTGGACGACTTACTCTTATTAAGTTGGTTCTTGGATCGGTAGGCACATATTACATGCCGATGTTTAGAGCTCCCAATAAAGTAACTAACAAGCTTGAATCGATGAGAGCATCATTTTTTTGGGGTGAAAAAGATAACTCCCGAAAAATTCATTGGGTCAAGTGGCGTTTAATTCTTAATTCTTTGGATCAGGGAGGGCTAGGTGTGCCTAGCCTAAATTCACTCAACTTGGCACTTTTATACAAGTGGAGATGGAGGTTTGTCACAAATAAAAACTCAAGCTGGACAAGGTTAATAATGGCTATCCATGGAAAACCTCAAGGCGCAGTGGTCCCGTGCGCGTCTAATACTTCTCGAACTTGGGTTTCTATTTCACGCATGATAAATCTGATCCACGATGAATTCTTGTTGGACGCTTCTCTTATGAGCATCAAAATAGGTAATGGTTTAAATGCTAATTTCTGGTTTGATCTTTGGTTCAATGGTGTATCTCTTGCTTCATGTTTACTACGCTTACTATCACTTGATTCACATATTCATGCTTCTGTTGCCACTCGACTTGTCAACAACACATGGATTTATTTTTGGAGAAGAGAGCCTCGTTACGGTATTGAAGTGGAGGATCAGCAAGCTTTATGA